Proteins from a genomic interval of Anaerohalosphaeraceae bacterium:
- the hemW gene encoding radical SAM family heme chaperone HemW, producing the protein MSEKRFQPITSPTPDNTLSVYIHVPFCARKCRYCSFYSIPYNPDAADAWSRAVLRELDLYTLQPPIQTLYVGGGSPSVLSVSQMDFLLRRLLEQTGRPTEEFTVEINPAQTDAAIFTVLKTYGVNRLSIGAQSFHPEELSFLGRLHQPEDIFNTVKTARQCGFENIGLDLIFAVPGSSLKSWKQSVRKAIALDISHLSAYSLTYESDTPLFEALQDEKIIPVDEDTDRQMYEAAIDILESAGLEPYEISNFARPGFACRHNLRYWDNRPWLGLGPSAASWFRGQRTRNTADLERYIESIRKNQWAFDEVQVPSALEIACETAVLNLRKSAGINRQQFISQTGFDPMELFAEPIRHYTALGLLEYTAECVRLTRPAWAVADSILCDFSDI; encoded by the coding sequence ATGTCTGAAAAAAGATTCCAGCCGATCACTTCCCCGACTCCTGACAACACGCTGTCCGTCTATATTCACGTGCCCTTTTGTGCCCGCAAATGCCGCTACTGCTCCTTTTATTCCATTCCCTACAATCCGGATGCGGCGGATGCCTGGAGTCGGGCCGTCCTCCGAGAGCTGGACCTGTACACCCTTCAGCCGCCCATCCAGACCCTGTACGTCGGCGGCGGCTCTCCTTCCGTTCTGTCCGTCAGCCAAATGGACTTTTTGCTTCGCCGGCTTCTCGAACAGACAGGCCGCCCGACCGAAGAGTTTACGGTTGAAATCAATCCGGCCCAGACCGATGCAGCGATTTTTACGGTGCTGAAAACATACGGCGTCAACCGCCTCTCCATCGGGGCGCAATCCTTTCATCCGGAGGAGCTGTCGTTCCTCGGGCGGCTTCACCAGCCGGAGGATATCTTCAATACCGTCAAAACAGCCCGACAATGCGGCTTTGAAAATATCGGGCTGGATTTGATTTTTGCCGTTCCCGGTTCTTCCTTAAAATCCTGGAAGCAGTCTGTCCGCAAGGCCATCGCCCTCGACATCTCTCATCTGTCGGCCTACAGTCTGACCTATGAATCCGACACCCCGCTTTTTGAGGCCCTTCAAGACGAAAAAATCATTCCTGTCGATGAAGACACCGACCGACAGATGTATGAGGCCGCCATCGACATCCTCGAATCAGCGGGCCTGGAGCCGTACGAAATCTCCAACTTCGCCCGTCCCGGCTTTGCCTGCCGACACAATCTTCGCTATTGGGACAATCGCCCCTGGCTGGGACTGGGGCCTTCCGCCGCCTCCTGGTTCCGGGGACAGCGCACCCGCAATACCGCCGACCTGGAGCGATATATCGAATCCATCCGGAAGAACCAATGGGCCTTTGACGAGGTCCAGGTTCCCTCTGCTCTGGAAATTGCCTGCGAGACGGCTGTCCTGAATCTGCGGAAATCCGCCGGGATCAATCGACAACAGTTCATCTCTCAAACCGGTTTTGACCCGATGGAATTATTTGCCGAACCCATTCGGCACTATACGGCTCTGGGTTTGCTGGAATATACAGCGGAATGCGTTCGACTGACACGTCCTGCCTGGGCCGTTGCCGATTCAATCCTCTGCGATTTTTCTGACATTTGA
- a CDS encoding AAA family ATPase, protein MEIRRRLYDTILARHLSSNRQMALVSGARQVGKTTTCRLLARTYFNWDNIDDRSKIVKGPSAVAEQAGLNRLNQATPVILFDELHKFRKWKLFLKGFFDTYADQVRIVVTGSSRLDIYRRGGDSLMGRYFLYRMHPFTAAETVRQDLPEPGQIVRSPKPVPEEDYAALWEYGGYPEPFLRRDAMFSRQWHNLRLVQLLREDVRDLTRIQQMDQLDLLVHLLLARSGSRLVYSSLAAEVGVTIDTVRRWIGTLCNLHLGFLIRPWFKNVSRSLRKEPKWFVRDWSLAEDAGRRAETFVACHLLKAVEGWNDLGLGTFVLGYVRDVYQRETDFIVVRDGKPWFLAVVKTSDTKISPALSYFQRQLKVPFAFQVVMDEPYVDADCFSRPHQPLVVPARTFLSQLL, encoded by the coding sequence ATGGAGATTCGCAGACGCTTATATGATACGATTTTAGCCCGGCATTTGTCATCAAACCGCCAGATGGCCCTTGTCAGCGGGGCTCGGCAGGTCGGCAAAACGACTACCTGTCGGCTTCTCGCCCGGACGTATTTTAATTGGGATAACATAGATGACCGTTCGAAGATTGTCAAAGGACCGTCGGCGGTGGCCGAACAGGCGGGCTTGAATCGGCTTAACCAGGCGACCCCTGTCATCCTGTTTGATGAACTGCATAAGTTCAGAAAATGGAAGCTTTTTTTAAAAGGTTTTTTTGATACCTATGCAGACCAGGTCCGGATTGTCGTAACCGGCAGTTCGCGGCTGGATATTTATCGGCGCGGGGGAGACAGTTTGATGGGCCGGTATTTTCTATACCGAATGCATCCGTTTACGGCCGCAGAAACCGTGCGGCAGGACCTGCCTGAGCCCGGGCAGATTGTTCGTTCGCCCAAGCCCGTTCCGGAGGAGGACTATGCTGCGCTCTGGGAGTATGGCGGATATCCGGAGCCGTTTCTCCGTCGAGATGCCATGTTCAGCCGACAGTGGCATAATCTGCGGCTTGTGCAGCTTCTGCGGGAGGACGTGCGGGACTTAACGAGGATTCAGCAGATGGATCAGTTAGATCTGCTGGTGCATTTGCTCCTTGCCCGGTCCGGGAGCCGATTGGTTTACAGCAGCCTGGCCGCGGAGGTCGGGGTGACGATAGACACCGTTCGCCGATGGATTGGGACCTTATGCAATCTGCATTTGGGGTTTTTAATTCGGCCGTGGTTTAAGAATGTCTCCCGTTCTCTTCGCAAAGAACCGAAATGGTTTGTGCGCGACTGGTCGCTGGCGGAGGATGCCGGCAGACGAGCGGAAACCTTTGTGGCTTGTCATTTGCTAAAAGCGGTGGAGGGCTGGAATGACCTGGGCTTGGGGACATTTGTTTTGGGGTATGTGCGGGATGTTTATCAGCGGGAGACGGATTTTATCGTCGTTCGAGACGGCAAGCCGTGGTTCCTGGCGGTGGTCAAGACCTCTGATACGAAAATAAGCCCTGCACTGTCCTATTTTCAGCGTCAGCTGAAGGTGCCGTTTGCCTTTCAGGTTGTGATGGATGAACCCTATGTGGATGCGGATTGTTTTTCTCGTCCGCATCAGCCGCTCGTTGTGCCGGCCCGGACGTTTCTTTCTCAATTGCTCTAA
- a CDS encoding ubiquinone/menaquinone biosynthesis methyltransferase, translating to MFDFEPIAARYDLCNRLFSFGLDRRWRRTAAALLNPQPQERILDLCCGTGEMAAALAHLQPAAEIVGLDISPAMIEQAREKYAALSEQIRWHVADAVRTDLPSNSFDLITCAFGLRNIPDIPAALKEMKRLLRPGGRIGILEFSLPKNKWVRGLFWMYLRHLMPAASIPLFGRPNPLIYLAESIRTWNDELNFPDLCRQAGLTYAASRSLCLGTVTLHMLGHRL from the coding sequence GTGTTTGACTTTGAACCCATCGCCGCACGCTATGACCTCTGCAACCGCCTGTTCAGTTTTGGGCTGGACCGGCGCTGGCGCCGCACCGCCGCCGCCCTGCTGAATCCTCAGCCGCAGGAGCGCATCCTTGATTTGTGCTGCGGAACGGGCGAAATGGCCGCTGCTCTGGCTCATCTTCAGCCCGCTGCCGAAATCGTCGGCCTGGACATTAGTCCGGCGATGATTGAACAGGCCCGGGAAAAATACGCCGCCTTGTCTGAGCAAATCAGATGGCATGTCGCTGACGCCGTCCGGACGGACCTTCCGTCAAACTCCTTTGACCTGATTACCTGTGCGTTCGGCCTGCGGAATATCCCCGACATCCCCGCGGCCCTGAAGGAAATGAAGCGGCTCCTTCGTCCCGGCGGACGCATCGGCATCCTCGAATTCTCCCTGCCGAAAAACAAATGGGTTCGCGGATTGTTCTGGATGTATCTTCGGCATCTGATGCCCGCCGCCAGCATTCCGCTCTTCGGCAGACCCAACCCGCTGATTTATCTGGCCGAATCTATCCGCACGTGGAATGATGAATTGAACTTCCCGGACCTCTGCCGACAGGCCGGCCTGACCTATGCCGCAAGCCGCTCCCTGTGCCTCGGCACCGTCACCCTGCACATGCTCGGACACCGGCTGTAA
- a CDS encoding phosphatidylserine decarboxylase encodes MRIPITKYGLPQAAAYPAVLLVLMLVYALFFQQVLPESLHSGAGFWLAGVLPQAILLVVLGWAVSFFRDPKRIIPDDPALLLAPADGTISDIEQVHEPALGPDPAVRIGIFLSIFNVHINRMPCAVRVKSVTYKPGKFLNALEGVQAGKVNESNNLLLERIQPPSEPLLLRQISGAIARRIVCEAAENQTFTAGQPFGMIKFGSRTELYIPAGPNLKILVKVGEKVKAGETPLARYENES; translated from the coding sequence GATAACCAAATATGGTCTGCCGCAGGCGGCGGCTTATCCGGCCGTCCTGCTTGTTTTGATGCTCGTGTATGCCCTGTTCTTTCAGCAGGTGCTTCCGGAATCCCTGCACAGCGGAGCTGGTTTCTGGCTGGCGGGCGTCCTGCCGCAAGCGATTCTGCTGGTCGTGCTGGGATGGGCCGTTTCCTTTTTCCGCGACCCGAAGCGGATAATTCCAGATGACCCGGCTCTGCTTCTTGCCCCCGCTGACGGTACTATCAGCGACATTGAACAGGTACACGAACCGGCGCTGGGCCCTGACCCGGCCGTCCGCATCGGCATCTTTTTGAGCATCTTCAATGTCCACATCAACCGGATGCCCTGTGCCGTCCGTGTCAAGTCCGTCACCTACAAGCCCGGCAAATTCCTCAATGCCCTCGAAGGCGTTCAGGCCGGAAAAGTCAACGAATCCAACAACCTCCTGCTGGAGCGAATCCAGCCGCCCTCTGAACCGCTTCTGCTGCGTCAGATTTCGGGGGCCATTGCCCGCCGAATCGTTTGCGAGGCGGCCGAAAATCAAACCTTTACGGCCGGACAGCCCTTTGGTATGATTAAGTTCGGCTCCAGAACGGAACTGTATATACCGGCGGGGCCTAACCTGAAGATTTTGGTCAAAGTCGGCGAAAAGGTCAAAGCGGGCGAAACGCCCTTGGCCCGATACGAAAATGAGTCATAA
- the truD gene encoding tRNA pseudouridine(13) synthase TruD, translating to MDSLSENNSENNIELVDTTAWPYLTKDLPGIGGVIKVCPEDFFVDEIPLYPPSGEGTHTFFRIEKTGLASSDAAKRIADALGVRHLDIGMAGRKDTKAVTRQWMSVEHVEPERLLALELPNIRILEVARHNNKLKTGHLAGNRFRIRVRQLEVPIPQAKEIAEQCLTVLARRGVPNYFGPQRFGSRFESHLLGWALVKDRLEEFTDILLGKPELDKQKDFIRARRFYEEGQYDKAYRNWPFRFRDQRRALQSLIDCPGDKRRAALAVSKPFRSLLVAAWQSHIFNQVLAARMPRIDQVLEGDLAMKHDNGACFAVEDPAAEQPRCERFEISPTGPLLGLRTTRISGAAGEIENAVLDQVPLQEEDLRRLKIAGAKGGRRPLRFQPKQIEIDTGQDDKGEYLQLSFELDSGCYATILLRELMKKDVA from the coding sequence ATGGACTCTTTGTCTGAAAATAATTCTGAAAACAATATTGAACTGGTAGATACAACCGCCTGGCCGTATCTGACCAAAGACCTGCCGGGCATCGGCGGCGTCATCAAGGTCTGCCCGGAAGACTTCTTTGTCGATGAAATCCCTCTTTATCCGCCGTCCGGCGAGGGAACCCACACCTTCTTCCGAATTGAAAAAACCGGCCTGGCCAGCTCCGACGCCGCCAAACGAATCGCCGACGCCCTCGGGGTCCGCCATCTGGATATCGGGATGGCCGGACGCAAAGACACCAAAGCCGTCACGCGGCAATGGATGTCAGTCGAACACGTCGAGCCGGAGCGTCTGCTGGCCCTGGAGCTGCCGAATATCCGCATTCTCGAAGTCGCCCGGCACAACAACAAACTCAAAACCGGTCATTTGGCCGGCAACCGCTTCCGCATCCGGGTCCGACAGCTGGAAGTTCCCATCCCGCAAGCCAAAGAAATCGCCGAGCAGTGCTTAACCGTGCTGGCCCGGCGCGGTGTGCCGAACTATTTCGGTCCCCAGCGGTTTGGGTCTCGTTTTGAATCGCACCTGCTCGGCTGGGCCCTCGTAAAGGACCGCCTCGAAGAGTTTACGGACATCCTGCTGGGCAAACCCGAGCTGGACAAGCAGAAAGATTTCATTCGGGCCCGGCGCTTTTACGAAGAAGGGCAATACGACAAGGCCTACCGCAACTGGCCGTTTCGATTCCGCGACCAGCGGCGGGCGCTGCAGTCGCTGATTGACTGTCCCGGCGACAAACGCCGCGCCGCCCTGGCCGTCAGCAAACCGTTTCGAAGTCTTCTGGTGGCGGCCTGGCAGTCTCATATCTTCAACCAGGTCCTGGCCGCCCGAATGCCTCGAATCGACCAGGTGCTTGAAGGCGATTTGGCGATGAAGCACGACAACGGCGCCTGTTTTGCGGTGGAAGACCCTGCGGCCGAACAGCCCCGATGCGAACGGTTTGAAATCAGCCCGACCGGCCCCCTGCTGGGGCTTCGAACCACCCGAATCAGCGGAGCCGCAGGGGAAATCGAAAACGCCGTGCTTGACCAGGTGCCGCTGCAGGAGGAAGACCTTCGCCGTCTCAAAATTGCCGGCGCCAAAGGCGGACGTCGGCCCCTGCGCTTTCAGCCCAAACAGATTGAAATCGACACCGGACAGGATGACAAGGGCGAATACCTCCAGCTGTCCTTCGAGCTGGATTCCGGCTGCTATGCCACCATTTTGCTGCGGGAGCTGATGAAAAAAGATGTCGCCTGA
- the lepA gene encoding translation elongation factor 4, whose protein sequence is MGTEHIRNFSIIAHIDHGKSTLADRLLELTGAISDREKKEQFLDDMDLERERGITIKASAVTMTYPYQGRTYMLNLIDTPGHVDFHYEVSRALTACEGALLVVDASQGVEAQTVANAYLAVESGCEILGVINKIDLTGARPDETAQEVEHAFGIPAKDCLKVSAKTGLGVPELLEAIIMRLPPPEDKSGEPTAALIFDSHADEYRGVICYVRVFQGRLYKRQKIRLMGSGRTYQIIELGKFMPRMTPVDALGTGEVGYVIANIKNLHDVTIGDTITDFHHPAEKPLPGYKKPVQMVFSDFYPSGETDYPKLREAFEKLALNDASFSFAPQNSPALGFGFRCGFLGLLHMEIVQERLERESDVDVVQTAPTVSYEVLLTSGEVKRIDSPAELPDRSRIQELREPMVRLEIITSHESLGGVLRLAEERRCKLVKTEYISPTRVMLEYKAPLAEIVYDFYDQLKGISHGYATMDYEFLGFEASDLVKIDILVNKTPIEALSLIVHRSNAEKRGRKLLLKLKEAIPRHQFEIPLQAAIGGKIIARETIKAYRKDVTAKLYGGDVTRKMKVLKRQKEGKKRMKAIGQVTIPQDAFMSILDTSD, encoded by the coding sequence ATGGGAACGGAACATATTCGGAATTTTTCGATTATTGCGCATATCGACCACGGCAAAAGCACGCTGGCGGACCGGCTGCTCGAGCTGACCGGGGCTATCAGCGACCGGGAGAAGAAAGAGCAGTTTTTGGATGATATGGATCTGGAGCGGGAGCGGGGCATCACGATTAAGGCCTCAGCGGTGACGATGACGTATCCGTATCAGGGCCGCACCTATATGCTGAATCTGATTGATACGCCCGGGCATGTGGATTTTCATTATGAAGTGTCCCGCGCGCTGACCGCCTGTGAAGGCGCCCTTCTGGTGGTGGATGCCTCGCAGGGTGTAGAGGCCCAGACGGTGGCCAATGCCTATCTGGCCGTCGAAAGCGGCTGCGAAATCCTCGGCGTGATTAATAAGATTGATTTGACCGGGGCGCGTCCGGACGAAACGGCTCAGGAAGTCGAGCATGCCTTCGGGATTCCGGCCAAGGACTGCCTGAAGGTCAGCGCCAAGACAGGGCTGGGCGTTCCGGAACTGCTGGAGGCGATTATTATGCGACTGCCGCCGCCGGAGGACAAAAGCGGAGAACCGACGGCTGCGCTGATTTTCGACAGCCATGCGGATGAATATCGCGGCGTGATTTGCTACGTGCGGGTCTTTCAGGGACGATTGTACAAACGCCAGAAAATCCGTCTGATGGGTTCCGGCCGCACGTATCAGATTATCGAACTGGGCAAGTTTATGCCCCGAATGACTCCGGTGGACGCCTTGGGTACCGGCGAAGTGGGATATGTAATTGCCAATATCAAGAATCTGCACGATGTGACAATCGGCGATACAATTACCGATTTTCATCATCCGGCGGAAAAACCGCTGCCGGGGTATAAAAAGCCGGTCCAGATGGTCTTTTCCGATTTTTATCCGTCCGGCGAGACGGATTATCCGAAACTGCGGGAGGCGTTTGAAAAACTGGCGCTGAACGATGCGAGTTTCTCGTTTGCCCCGCAGAATTCACCGGCGCTGGGGTTCGGCTTTCGCTGCGGATTTCTCGGACTGCTGCATATGGAGATTGTGCAGGAGCGGCTGGAGCGGGAAAGCGATGTGGACGTGGTGCAGACGGCCCCGACGGTCAGTTATGAGGTCCTGCTGACCTCCGGAGAGGTCAAACGCATCGACAGTCCGGCGGAACTGCCCGACCGTTCGCGGATTCAGGAGCTGCGCGAACCGATGGTTCGGCTGGAAATCATTACCAGCCATGAATCGCTGGGCGGAGTGCTCCGCCTGGCGGAGGAGCGGCGGTGCAAACTGGTCAAGACCGAATACATCAGTCCCACGCGCGTGATGCTCGAATACAAAGCGCCGCTGGCGGAGATTGTGTATGATTTTTATGACCAGCTCAAGGGCATCAGCCACGGCTACGCGACAATGGATTATGAGTTTTTGGGCTTTGAGGCGTCGGACCTGGTTAAGATAGATATCCTGGTAAATAAGACTCCCATCGAGGCCCTCAGTTTAATTGTGCATCGGAGCAACGCCGAGAAGCGCGGGCGCAAACTGCTTTTGAAACTGAAGGAGGCCATCCCGCGGCATCAGTTTGAAATCCCGCTGCAGGCGGCAATCGGCGGCAAAATTATCGCCCGCGAGACGATTAAGGCCTACCGCAAGGACGTGACGGCCAAGCTGTACGGCGGCGATGTCACGCGAAAAATGAAGGTGCTCAAGCGGCAGAAAGAGGGCAAAAAGCGGATGAAGGCCATCGGCCAGGTGACGATTCCGCAGGATGCCTTTATGTCCATTTTGGATACAAGCGATTGA
- a CDS encoding phosphatidylcholine/phosphatidylserine synthase yields the protein MSHKHRKRRFFFPSKPRRLQTVTILPSLVTLINGICGFAAIGLAAHGPDKFALAGYMIFIAMIADMLDGRIARMSQTTSSFGGQLDSLCDMLSFGAAPAVLAFRVLIQNFPDLFGEETFFLSDFFRRFLWLAGASYMCCAAVRLARFNVENVEDESAHRVFQGLPTPAAAGILAGLIVLIEHMKADPMARGPLFALLLKTILYCLPLIAIGAGALMVSRIEYPHLVNQYLRGKKPIIHLFWVAVILALIWQTGLQVALVVCFGGYALTGLWRRIWQHSHRAIAAPAETPSPAAPDHV from the coding sequence ATGAGTCATAAACACAGAAAACGCCGTTTCTTCTTTCCGTCCAAACCCAGACGGCTTCAAACCGTTACCATTCTGCCCTCGCTGGTAACCCTCATCAACGGCATCTGCGGGTTTGCCGCCATCGGACTGGCCGCTCACGGACCGGACAAATTTGCCCTGGCCGGCTATATGATTTTCATCGCAATGATTGCCGACATGCTCGACGGACGCATCGCCCGAATGAGCCAGACGACCTCCAGTTTCGGCGGGCAGCTGGACAGTCTGTGCGATATGCTCAGTTTCGGGGCGGCTCCGGCGGTTCTGGCCTTTCGCGTGCTGATTCAGAACTTCCCGGACCTGTTCGGGGAAGAAACGTTCTTTCTGTCTGACTTTTTCCGTCGGTTTCTTTGGCTGGCGGGGGCTTCCTATATGTGCTGTGCCGCCGTCCGTCTGGCCCGATTTAATGTAGAAAATGTTGAAGACGAAAGCGCACATCGGGTTTTCCAGGGGCTTCCGACACCCGCCGCCGCGGGCATTCTGGCCGGACTGATTGTCCTGATTGAACATATGAAGGCCGACCCTATGGCCCGCGGACCCCTGTTCGCTCTGCTTCTGAAAACCATCCTGTATTGTCTTCCGCTGATTGCCATCGGCGCCGGCGCCCTGATGGTCAGCCGCATCGAGTATCCGCATCTGGTCAACCAGTACCTTCGCGGCAAAAAACCCATCATCCACCTGTTCTGGGTCGCCGTCATTCTGGCTCTGATATGGCAAACGGGGCTGCAGGTCGCTCTGGTTGTCTGTTTCGGCGGCTATGCCCTCACCGGCCTGTGGCGAAGAATCTGGCAGCATTCTCACCGGGCGATTGCCGCTCCGGCGGAAACGCCCTCTCCGGCTGCCCCGGACCATGTCTGA
- the menA gene encoding 1,4-dihydroxy-2-naphthoate octaprenyltransferase: MSPEPLKPTEMNRTRLSIWLQAFRPFSYTASIIPVFLGAALAYGNAETQWPLLPFVLAASLAIHAGTNLINEYFDFLKGVDRPDTRGGSRVLPEGLLSPGAVLAAGLICFALTALLGLWFIWLRGWPMLLLGLVGMAGGFFYTGFPFFLKYRGFGDPMVFVLMGPLMVIGSYYVLTGAYSHSVLWVSLPVGCLVAAILSANNLRDIEDDIKAGIQTTACLLGFRLAKLEYAALVLTAFGITAVLIVLNILPLLSLLVLLTAPLAFRNLHTVLTSRDSPELEALDRKTAALHLAFGILLILSILLNKTA, from the coding sequence ATGTCGCCTGAACCGCTCAAACCAACCGAAATGAACCGCACCCGGCTTTCCATCTGGCTTCAGGCCTTTCGCCCCTTCTCTTATACGGCGTCCATTATTCCTGTTTTTCTGGGAGCGGCCCTGGCATACGGCAATGCAGAAACGCAGTGGCCTCTGCTTCCTTTCGTTCTGGCCGCTTCGCTGGCGATTCACGCCGGAACCAATCTGATCAACGAATATTTTGATTTTCTCAAAGGCGTGGACCGTCCTGATACACGCGGCGGCAGCCGGGTCCTTCCCGAAGGACTGCTTTCGCCGGGTGCAGTCCTGGCCGCCGGACTGATCTGCTTTGCCCTTACGGCCCTGCTCGGACTTTGGTTTATCTGGCTCCGCGGATGGCCGATGCTCCTTCTGGGACTGGTCGGAATGGCCGGCGGATTTTTTTATACCGGCTTTCCGTTCTTTCTGAAATATCGGGGCTTCGGCGACCCGATGGTCTTTGTACTGATGGGCCCGCTGATGGTCATCGGCTCCTATTATGTCCTGACCGGCGCTTACAGCCATTCCGTCCTGTGGGTGTCGCTTCCGGTCGGCTGTCTCGTGGCGGCCATCCTGTCCGCCAACAATCTGCGCGACATTGAGGATGACATCAAGGCAGGCATTCAAACCACTGCCTGCCTGCTGGGGTTTCGCCTCGCCAAACTCGAATATGCCGCCCTTGTTCTGACGGCTTTTGGAATTACGGCCGTCCTGATTGTCCTGAACATCCTGCCTCTGCTGTCGCTGCTGGTGCTGCTGACGGCTCCTTTGGCGTTCCGCAATCTGCACACCGTCCTGACCAGCCGAGATTCTCCGGAATTGGAGGCCCTCGACCGGAAAACCGCCGCCCTGCATCTGGCCTTCGGCATCCTTCTGATCCTGTCTATTCTGCTGAACAAAACAGCATAA
- a CDS encoding MATE family efflux transporter, with amino-acid sequence MKSIWKEHYLGPGGIKEMLTIAFPMVISSACDTIMIFTDRLFLSRLGPHQMSAAMGGGLTCFMLSTFFLGVTGYCTALTAQCYGAGRKTDCPVVITQGLIISILAWPLILAARPLAWQLFVLTKIPPEQLGPQTAYFDILLYGVLISLFRNCLSSFFSGIGKTRTVMVSAIVSTVSNIFINYILIFGHLGFPALGIRGAAYGTILGGFLGLLVLAAVYLLSPEQYKFAVARSFRYDGMLMKKLWRFGTPAGIEFFLNMLAFTLLILNFHACGLQTATAVTIVFNWDLVSFIPLVGIHVGVTSLVGRYMGGSEPDTADRATFSGLKLAWAYSFCTMLTFALLPHPLVEVFRPPQEDVVFAAARPEAVFMLRMAALYVMADATMLVFSGALRGAGDTFWAMAISVSMHWTLVIGQLFLLKIAQLSPRWTWGFLCLTLLAFSGLIYLRYRTGRWRTIQILDRIPSPPPLEVLHEIKDL; translated from the coding sequence ATGAAATCAATCTGGAAAGAACATTATCTAGGTCCCGGCGGGATAAAAGAAATGCTCACCATCGCCTTTCCGATGGTCATTTCCAGCGCCTGCGATACGATTATGATTTTCACAGACCGGCTGTTTCTGTCGCGACTGGGGCCCCACCAGATGAGCGCCGCCATGGGCGGCGGGCTGACCTGCTTTATGCTGAGCACGTTCTTTCTCGGAGTGACCGGCTATTGCACCGCTCTGACGGCACAATGCTACGGTGCAGGCAGAAAAACCGACTGCCCCGTTGTGATTACACAGGGGCTTATCATTTCCATTCTGGCCTGGCCGCTCATTCTGGCGGCACGCCCGCTTGCCTGGCAGCTTTTTGTTCTCACCAAAATCCCTCCGGAACAGCTCGGCCCCCAAACCGCTTATTTCGATATTCTCCTGTACGGTGTCCTGATTAGTCTGTTCCGGAACTGCCTGAGCAGTTTTTTCTCCGGCATCGGGAAAACCCGAACCGTGATGGTCTCTGCCATTGTTTCGACCGTATCGAATATCTTCATCAACTATATCCTGATTTTCGGCCATCTCGGCTTTCCGGCCCTCGGAATCCGCGGGGCGGCCTACGGTACGATTCTCGGCGGCTTTCTGGGTCTGCTTGTGCTGGCCGCCGTTTACCTCCTGAGTCCCGAACAGTACAAATTCGCCGTCGCCCGCTCCTTCCGTTATGACGGTATGCTGATGAAAAAACTCTGGCGATTCGGCACCCCTGCGGGCATCGAATTCTTCCTCAACATGCTGGCCTTTACTCTGCTCATCCTCAACTTCCACGCCTGCGGCCTCCAGACCGCAACCGCCGTAACCATCGTTTTCAACTGGGATTTGGTCTCTTTTATCCCGCTGGTAGGGATTCACGTCGGGGTGACCAGTCTGGTCGGACGCTATATGGGCGGCTCCGAACCGGATACCGCCGATCGGGCCACTTTTTCCGGACTGAAACTGGCCTGGGCCTATTCCTTCTGCACCATGCTCACATTTGCCCTTCTCCCGCACCCTCTCGTCGAGGTCTTTCGTCCTCCTCAGGAGGATGTCGTCTTTGCCGCTGCTCGTCCCGAAGCTGTCTTTATGCTGCGAATGGCCGCCCTGTATGTGATGGCGGACGCCACGATGCTGGTCTTCAGCGGAGCCCTGCGCGGCGCCGGTGATACATTCTGGGCTATGGCTATCTCCGTCAGCATGCACTGGACGCTGGTTATCGGGCAGCTCTTTCTTCTGAAAATCGCCCAGCTTTCTCCCCGATGGACCTGGGGATTTTTGTGCCTGACGCTTCTGGCCTTCAGCGGGCTGATTTATCTGCGATACCGAACCGGACGGTGGCGAACGATCCAAATCCTCGACCGGATTCCTTCTCCGCCTCCGCTCGAGGTTCTGCATGAAATCAAAGACTTGTAA